In a single window of the Candidatus Bathyarchaeota archaeon genome:
- a CDS encoding PLP-dependent cysteine synthase family protein, whose amino-acid sequence MANFDVANDITELIGKTPIVKMNRLTKQDEATIYAKLEWYNIGGSIKDRMALNLIEYAEAAGKINKEKIILEATSGNAGISLAMIAAAKGYRMAIVMPESVSVERRRLIKAFGAELVLSPGKKGTGGAIEMKEEMLQESPDKYINIDQFKEPANILAHYQTTGKELWEQMKGKLDLVVIGIGTSGTGVGTSMRLKFYNSRIKIIGITPKLGVSIQGIRNPKEPYPTQLFREEWFDEIVEIAEKDVKKIFELARRIAREEGILIGMSGAAIMYVALQKAKEIGKSKTIVTIIPDDGMKYLSTSLFE is encoded by the coding sequence TTGGCGAATTTTGACGTTGCAAATGACATTACTGAATTGATTGGGAAGACTCCAATAGTAAAAATGAATAGGTTGACGAAGCAAGATGAAGCCACAATCTATGCTAAGTTAGAATGGTACAACATCGGAGGATCAATAAAGGATAGGATGGCTCTAAATCTTATAGAATATGCTGAGGCAGCCGGTAAAATAAATAAAGAAAAAATTATCTTAGAAGCAACATCTGGCAATGCTGGTATCTCTCTTGCAATGATTGCAGCAGCAAAAGGATATAGGATGGCCATAGTTATGCCTGAATCTGTTAGCGTAGAGAGAAGGAGACTAATCAAGGCTTTTGGTGCAGAATTGGTTCTATCTCCTGGGAAAAAGGGAACAGGTGGTGCTATAGAAATGAAAGAAGAGATGCTTCAAGAAAGTCCAGATAAGTATATCAACATAGACCAATTTAAAGAACCTGCCAATATACTTGCTCATTATCAAACCACTGGGAAGGAACTATGGGAACAAATGAAGGGCAAACTAGATCTTGTTGTAATAGGAATTGGAACTTCTGGAACAGGGGTAGGTACATCTATGAGACTGAAATTCTATAACTCGAGGATTAAAATTATTGGAATAACTCCAAAATTGGGTGTCTCTATTCAAGGAATCAGGAATCCTAAGGAGCCTTACCCTACGCAATTATTTAGGGAAGAATGGTTCGATGAAATAGTTGAGATCGCTGAAAAAGATGTTAAAAAAATCTTTGAGTTAGCTCGAAGAATTGCTCGTGAAGAGGGAATCCTAATAGGTATGAGTGGTGCTGCAATAATGTATGTGGCTCTTCAAAAAGCCAAGGAAATCGGTAAGAGTAAGACAATAGTTACGATTATACCTGATGATGGTATGAAGTATCTTAGCACTTCACTCTTTGAGTGA